One genomic segment of Jaculus jaculus isolate mJacJac1 chromosome 2, mJacJac1.mat.Y.cur, whole genome shotgun sequence includes these proteins:
- the LOC101594078 gene encoding synaptosomal-associated protein 23-like isoform X2, whose translation MGNLSPEEIQLKAHQITDESLESSRRILGSAIESQDVGIKTITMQDEQGEQLNCIEEGMDQINKDMREAEKTLTELNKYCGLCICPCNRTNNDAKEDEMEENVTQVGSILRNLKNMALDMCNEIDAQHPQIQKITEKANANKDRIDYCQYKSKETH comes from the exons ATGGGTAATCTGTCACCAGAAGAAATTCAGCTGAAGGCTCACCAAATTACTGATGAGTCTCTGGAAAGTTCGAGGAGAATCCTGGGTTCAGCCATTGAGTCTCAGGATGTAGGAATCAAGACCATCACTATGCAGGATGAGCAGGGGGAACAATTAAACTGCATAGAAGAAGGCATggaccaaataaataaagacatgagAGAGGCTGAGAAGACTTTGACAGAACTCAACAAGTACTGTGGACTCTGCATATGCCCTTGTAATCGGACAAA TAATGATGCTAAAGAAGATGAGATGGAGGAAAACGTGACTCAAGTGGGCAGTATCCTTAGAAATCTAAAGAACATGGCCCTGGATATGTGCAATGAAATTGATGCTCAACATCCACAAATACAAAAGATCACAGAAAAGGCCAATGCCAACAAAGATCGTATTGATTATTGCCAATACAAGAGCAAAGAAACTCACTGA
- the LOC101594078 gene encoding synaptosomal-associated protein 23-like isoform X1 has product MGNLSPEEIQLKAHQITDESLESSRRILGSAIESQDVGIKTITMQDEQGEQLNCIEEGMDQINKDMREAEKTLTELNKYCGLCICPCNRTKHFESGNAYKAMWGDGGGRSPSSVVSKQPGQVTNGQPQLTSTGAASGRYSKRISNDAKEDEMEENVTQVGSILRNLKNMALDMCNEIDAQHPQIQKITEKANANKDRIDYCQYKSKETH; this is encoded by the coding sequence ATGGGTAATCTGTCACCAGAAGAAATTCAGCTGAAGGCTCACCAAATTACTGATGAGTCTCTGGAAAGTTCGAGGAGAATCCTGGGTTCAGCCATTGAGTCTCAGGATGTAGGAATCAAGACCATCACTATGCAGGATGAGCAGGGGGAACAATTAAACTGCATAGAAGAAGGCATggaccaaataaataaagacatgagAGAGGCTGAGAAGACTTTGACAGAACTCAACAAGTACTGTGGACTCTGCATATGCCCTTGTAATCGGACAAAGCACTTTGAGTCTGGAAACGCCTATAAAGCAATGTGGGGAGATGGTGGAGGTAGGTCACCTAGCAGTGTTGTATCGAAGCAACCAGGCCAAGTAACCAATGGTCAACCTCAGCTGACCTCCACAGGAGCAGCTAGTGGTAGATATAGTAAACGCATAAGTAATGATGCTAAAGAAGATGAGATGGAGGAAAACGTGACTCAAGTGGGCAGTATCCTTAGAAATCTAAAGAACATGGCCCTGGATATGTGCAATGAAATTGATGCTCAACATCCACAAATACAAAAGATCACAGAAAAGGCCAATGCCAACAAAGATCGTATTGATTATTGCCAATACAAGAGCAAAGAAACTCACTGA